TCATATCGAGCAGGAGGAATTGCAGCCTTTATACGGCAGCGTGCCTTCTAAATAAAGGGGTTATTAGCGATGCAAGCAATCAAGCGCATTTCGCAGTTGAAAGAGGAAATTCGCCGGCTTAGAAAAGAAAAAGGCGACGGCACCGTCGGATTTGTTCCCACGATGGGATATTTGCACGAAGGTCATCTGAGCTTACTTGCGGCGGCGAAAAAAGAGACGGATATCGTCGTCATGAGCATCTTTGTCAATCCGCTGCAATTCGGTCCCAACGAGGATTTTGAAAAATATCCGCGCGATCACGAGCGCGATCTGAAGATGGCGGAAGCGGCCGGCGCCGACATCGTCTTTTTGCCGGAAACGTCGGAAATGTATCCGCGTCCGATCAAGACGACCGTCAGCGTCGCCGAAGTAACGGAGCGGCTGTGCGGAGCGTCCCGTCCCGGACATTTTGACGGCGTTGCGACGGTCGTCACCAAACTGTTCAACATCGTACAGCCGGACAAAGCTTTTTTCGGCATGAAGGACGCGCAGCAAGTGGCGGTCATTCGCCGGATGGTCGACGATCTCAACATGAACGTGACGATCGTGCCATGCCCGACGCTCAGGGAGGAAGACGGGCTTGCGATGAGCTCGCGCAACGTATATTTAAGCCCGGAAGAGCGAAAGCAGGCGCTGGTACTGTCCCAGTCGCTGCGGCTGGCGGAAGCCCTCATCCGGGAAAGGAGCGCATCGCCGGATGAGGTCAGGCGGCGGGTGGAGGAGCATATTCGTACGGCACAACTGGCCGACATCGACTATGTCGAGCTGCTCTCTTATCCGGAGCTTGCACCTGTCCAGCCGGGACAAATGCCGCCGTCCGTCATTATTGCACTAGCCGTAAAATTCGGCAAAACGCGGCTGATCGATAATTTGATCATAGAAATGGGGAATTCGCATGTTTAGAACGATGCTGAAATCGAAAATCCATCGCGCCACCGTTACTGAGGCGAATTTGAACTATGTCGGCAGCATTACGATCGACGAGGATTTGCTTGACCAGGTCGACATGCTCCCCAACGAGAAAGTGCAAATCGTTAACAATAACAACGGCGCACGCTTCGAGACCTATATCATTCCCGGGCCGCGCGGCTCCGGCGTCGTCTGCCTGAACGGCGCTGCGGCGCGACTCGTTCAGCCGGGAGATACGGTGATCATCATCTCCTATGCGGTCATGACGGACGAAGAAGCCCGCCGGTACAAGCCGACGATCGCGATTATGGGGGAGAACAACAAAGTCGTCAGTTTGCTCAAAGAAGAGATCCATTCCACGATTTTGTGACGCATGAAATAGCGCATCCAAGCAAACAATGAAGATAACCTTCGGTAAGGTGGGATGCGCGTATGATAATTCAACTTTTTGCGTCAATGAACGAAGTGCTTGATGAAATTATAGCCGGTTATGCGGCGGCACCCCCTGCGAAAAAAGCGGAGATGGACGAAAAACTGCGCATTTTGCGCGGCATGAGTGACACGTTCATCGAACAGTGGCTGCTTTTTGAAGAAAAAATGGGGAAGTATGTACAGGAGCGCGCCAAGCACGAAGCTTATATACATGCATCCGATCCGGAGCTTTCCGGAAAACATTCGCTTCCGTTTCAAAGAGGACAGGGCTATTACAAGCTGCTTATGTATGACGAAGCGATCCGGGAGTTTGAAAGCATTGTAAGCGGACAGCCCGATTTTTTGCTCGCCCGCGTCTATTTGGCTATGAGCCATCTGCGTAAAGGGGATTTGGCGGAAGCTTACCGACATTTTCAATTTCTCACACATATTGCCGAAAACGCCAAAATGAAAGCTATCTCCTATAACGCCATGGGCTGTATTCAAGTGCAAAATCATAATCTCGACAAAGCGTGCGAATATTTTCGCAAAGCTTATAAAACCGACCCTGCCAGCATTGAGCCATTACTGAATATGGGATTATGTTACGAACATAAGGGTACGCTCGAATTTATGTTTGACTAAACTTTCTATTCCCATAAGTCCCCTCTTTTTGGTATGCTTAGAGGAAGAGCTTAAGAAGGGATTGACACGGGAAGCAATGAAATTCGCGGTTCTGGACTTCGAAACGACGGGAAGCCAGTCGAATGACGAAATCATTCAGGTCGGCCTTGTCATCATAAATCAATTTCAAATTACGGACAGGTATACTTCCCTGGTAAATCCAGGAATCGGTATACCTTCTTCTATTACAAGCTTAACCGGCATTACGGACGAAATGGTCCAGCACGCCCCGCGTATGGAGCAGGTCATCGGCGAGATGGTTCCGCTGCTTACGGATGCGGTGCTGGTCGGCCATAATGTCGGTTTTGACTTGTCTTTTTTGCAAAAAGCGCTGGACGAAAACGGCTATTTTCCGTTTGACGGCCGTGTGCTCGATACGATGGATTTGCTGCGGATGCTGTTTCCCGGCATGTCAAGCCTGCAGCTGTCGCTTGCTTGCCAGGCTTTCGGCATAGAGCACGAGCGCCCGCATCAAGCGGACAGCGATGCCGAGGTGACGGCGCTGCTCTGGCTCAAATGCATCGAGAGGCTGCTCGAGCTTCCTCTGCTGACGCTGCAGCGGATGTGCGCGCTCTTCGAGGCGCATGCAACCGATTTGGGCTGGTTTTTGGAAGAAATTCGCACCTTCAGAGAGCTGCAGCCTGCCGCCGAACCGGAAACCGGCAAATTTTTTCGCCAATTTGCACTGGCGGTTGATGACTGGGATCAGGACGAGTTCGTCCGCGAGGAAAGCGACGTCGCTGCGATACCCGATCAATTTTCCGAGTTTTACGCACAAGTAAAACGAAATTTGCAGGTGCGATTCGAAATGTACGAAGACCGGGAAGCGCAGGTGAAGATGCAGCAGGAGGTCGAAGCTGCACTGCAGGGCAAACAGCATCTGCTCATCGAAGCCGGCACCGGAACGGGGAAATCGCTCGGTTACTTGATTCCCGCCCTTTATTATGGCATGAAGCAGGACAAAAAAGTCGTCGTCAGCACGCATACGATCAATTTGCAGGAACAGCTTAAGGAACGGGACGTACCGCTGCTTCATGATATATTTCCCGTACCTTTCCGGGCTGCTGTGCTTAAAGGCAGAAGCCATTATTTGTGCCTGCGCAAATTCGAACATAAAATGAATGCACTCGATTTTGAAAACGCCAAAGAAGACCGCGTCACGGCCGGACAAATGCTCGTTTGGCTCGGGGAAACCGCCACCGGTGACGAAGAGGAGCTTCATTTCGGCAGCAAAGGTCCGCAGTTTTGGCATACGGTGGCGAGCGATGCCGATTCCTGCCTGAACCGCAACTGCCCGTGGTTTCGCAAGTGCTTCTACCATCGGGCCAGGTATGCGTCGAACAATGCGGATGTCATCATTACGAACCATTCGCTGCTGTTCACCGATATGAAGGCGGAAAACCGCATTTTGCCGGCGTACAAGCATCTTGTTATCGATGAGGCCCATCATTTCGAAGAGGTGGCGAGCAAACATCTCGGCATCGAACTGCATTATTTCCAATTGGTCAATACGCTGCAATGGCTGTATAAAGATAGCCGCAGCGGACAGCTGTCACACCTGCGCCAGCGTTTGCAAAAACACGAGGGCGAGCTTGCGGCCGGCTGGGTAATGACGATCGACCAAATTGTCCCCAAGCTTGTGCAGATTAAGGAAGATTGGGATTTGCTGACCGAGCAGCTGTATCAACTGCTTGCCGCAGGCAGCGACCCGTCGCAAAGCGAGATGGGTCAGCCGGTACTGCGGATGAAGAAGGAAAAACTTCCTTCGATTTGGCCGACGCTGCAGGGCATCGAAAGCAACCTTTATTTGAATCTGAACGATGTATCGAAGAAGCTCGACAAGATGTTAAGCGAGCTGAAAGAGGTTCAGGAGGAATATGAGGTGCAGAGTGTAGTAACGGACCTTGGTGGCAGCGGCAAAGAGCTTACGCGCCACAAGGATGCGCTGCATTTCTTTATGAATATGACCGACGATACGTACGTGTACTGGCTGGAGGCGAGCCCGACAATGAAGGCAAAATCGCTTCAGCTGTTCAGCGTACCGATGGACGTAAGTCCGATGCTGAAGGAATATTTCTTCGACGCGAAGGAAAGCGTCGTAATGACCTCCGCTACGCTGTCGGTAGACAAGTCGTTTCAATATACGTGCGAGCAGCTTGGACTCGGAACCGAAGATAACGGAGGGAAGCTGAAAACGGTCATGCTGCCATCGCCTTTTAATTACCGGCAGCAGGCGTTAGTCGTCATTCCGCGGGATTTCCCAAGCCTCAAGGGGATGGGCAGCGAGGCCGTTTTCGTGGAAAAGCTTGTCGATTCGCTCTCCGACATCGCGGTGGAGACCAACGGGCGCATGCTCGTGTTGTTCACGTCCAACCGGATGCTGAAGGCGACGCACCCGGGCCTTAAGGATCGGCTGACCGCGCATGGCATTCAGGTGCTCGGTCAAGGCGTCGACAGCAGCAATCGCAGCAAGCTGACGCGGATGTTCCAAAGCCACCCGGCATGCGTGCTGCTCGGCACGAGCAGCTTCTGGGAAGGCGTGGATATTCCGGGAGAAGCGCTCACCTGCCTTGCGATCGTTCGGCTTCCGTTCCAGCCCCCGAATCACCCGCTCGTCGAGGCGAAAACGGAGTTTTTGAAAAAGCAGAACTTAAATCCGTTTATGAAGCTTTCGGTGCCCCAGGCGGTGATCCGGTTCAAGCAAGGGTTCGGCCGATTGGTTAGGACTGCGGGTGACAAAGGCATTGTGGTCATTTATGACACGAGAGTGATCGATACGAATTACGGCCGTTACTTTCTGTACTCGCTGCCGGGACCGAAAATCGAGCATATGCCGACGACCCAGCTCGTTTCGCGGATTAAGCAATGGATGGGAGAGCATGAACAATGAAAACGCCGAAAATTTCCGAAGCCGTCGTCCGGCGGCTTCCGATATATTTACGTTTTTTGAACGAGCTCAGCATGAAAAACGTGCATACCGTTTCCTCGCAGGATCTGGGGCACAAGCTTGACCTGAACCCGGCGCAGATCCGCAAAGATCTCGCCTATTTCGGGGAGTTCGGGAAAAAGGGGATCGGTTACGACGTCGATTATTTGATTGAAAAAATACGGCAAATTTTGAAGCTGGACAAGCTTATTTCCGTAGCTCTGGTCGGTGCGGGCAACCTGGGACGGGCGCTTTGCAATTATAACGTTTATTTAAAGGATAACATGAAAATCGTCGCTGTGTTTGATGCGCATCAGGCCAAGGTCGGGGAGCAGATCAACAATTTGTTTGTGCAGCCGATGCAGGAGCTTTCCGAGACGATTAAACGGCTGCACGTGCGGATCGGCATCATCACGGTGCCGGCCCCGGAGGCGCAAAATGTCGCCAATCAGTTCGTCGAAGCCGGGGTTGAGGCGATACTGAACTTTGCTCCGGTGATTATTAAAGTTCCGAGTACGGTACGGGTCCATCATGCGGATCTCACGGCGGAACTGCAAAGTTTGGCGTATTATTTGGACAAATGAAAATCACTCCATAAATCAAAGGCACCCCCTAAAATCAAAGGGCACCCCCTAAATCCCCCTCTAGGGGGACCCCAGGCTTCCGTAGCTGGCTTTGCTCCGCAAAGCCCTTAAGGCGCTCGGGCGCCCTGGACCCGCCCTCCGGGAGCTCATGCTCGCTTCTAGTTCGCGTCTGCCCGACATGGATTTTGGGCTTCACTCAAAAATCCTATATCGGGCACGCTTTACTTTGGGAGCGATGATTTGGGAGCGGATGCGTGCCTCGTGCCCGCGTATGTTTGCCATGGTTTTGCTGGCGCAAAACCTATGGCCGACACGCTGTACTATGCCCATGTATCGATCATGTCAATACGAAAAAGGCTTGTTCTAATAGAACAAGCCGAAGATGATTTTATATATGATATAGGACAGCACGATGCTGATCGGAATGGTAATGACCCAGGTCATTACCATTTTTGTTACGACCGACCATTTGACGTCGTAAAACCTCATGACGCTTCCTGTGCCGATGATCGATGAGGAAATGACGTGTGTGGTGGACAATGGCATGCCCATGGCGGTGGACGTTTGGATAACGATCGACGAGTTCAAATCCGAAGCGAAGCCGTTGATCGGTTCGATCTTGATCAGCTTTTTGCTCACCGTATTGATGATCCGCCATCCGCCGATCGACGTTCCAAGCCCCATAGCCGTAGCAGCAAGCAGTTTAACCCATAAGGGGACCTGCAGATCTTGCTGGACGCCGGTGGCGACCAGCGCGAATACGATGACGCCCATCGCCTTTTGCGCGTCATTGCCGCCGTGCGAGAAGGACAGGAGGCCCGCTGAAAAAATTTGCAGCGTGCGGAACACCCTGTTCAGCTTGGAGCGGGAGCTGTTGCCTCCGCTGATGATAAGCAGCTTGATGATCCACATGATGACGAAGCCGGTACCGAACGCGACAATCGGAGACAAAATCAATATTTCGATGATTTCAATAAATCCCTTCCAATTGACGAAATCGACTCCGGCGCCGGCGATGACGGCGCCTGCCAGAGATCCGATCAACGTGTGTGAGGAGGATGAAGGAATTCCGAAATACCATGTCAACAGGTTCCAAATAATCGCAGCGAGCAGGGCTGCAATAACGATTGGCATACCGTTCGGAATATTGGCCGGGTTCGCAATTTTCCCGCCGACCGTCTTGGCGACCTCCGAGGAAAATACAGCGCCGACGAAGTTAAGGATGGCCGCTCCGAACACCGCGACTCTCGGCGATAAGGCGCGGGTGGAAATCGACGTTGCAATGGCATTCGCCGTATCGTGAAACCCGTTGATGAAATCGAAGAGCAGCGCCAGTATGACAATAAATACAAGTAGGGTAAGCATGGTTTCCTCCTGATCTAACAACCCTTAAGAATAGCGGAGCACGACACTCTCCAAGATGTTCGCGACATCCTCGCACGCGTCGGTTGTTTGTTCCAGACGCTCGTATATCTCTTTCAGCTTAAAATCGTGATAAGGGTCTGTCGGGTGGAGGAAAATTTGCCTGATGCCTTCCCTCATAAGCGTATCGCCTTCGTTTTCAAGACTGTTGATTTGCACCGTATGCTCGGTGAGCTGCATGTACTTTTTGCGGGCAAGCAGCTTGAAAGCGTCCAAAATGTGTTGGCACGACTGGACGATGACGGCGGAGAAATCTTTCATAAACTTGTCGGTTTTTTGTACGTTCATATAATCGAAACGGGCGATCGTCGCTTCAATTCCGTCCATCACGTCGTCCAATTTGGAGGCGAGCTCGAGAATATCCTCGCGGTCAAGCGGAGTAATAAACGTCTTGTTCAAGCCTTTGAAGATTTGATGCGTTATCTGGTCTCCCCTATGCTCCAGGTCTTTCAGCTCGGGATAAAAGCTCGCCGGCGGCTTGTCCCCCATCATGGCGTTACGGAACATTTGCGCCCCCTCCAGCGTGTTTTCCGCTGATTTGATGAGAAGCAGCAGGAAATCGGTATCATTCTTTTTGGCAAAAAGCACTGGTTAACCCCCCGTTCATAATGTGAAAACTATGTAGAACCGTGCAGAAATTTACACAAAATTAAAAATACCATACCCGATCCCCGAAAAGCAATCCTAGTTTGCCCCTTTCAAATTATGTTCATGTGTGCCGCTTTATGAGGCTTGGAACATCGACTTTCTTGATTTTATGCGGTGGAAAAGGTACATTGAAAAGGGAGTTTTTCTACATATATGGAAGAAGGGATTTTGACCTTTATGGCTAAAACGCTGATCACCAACGGATTATTTGTTACAATGAACGAAGACAAGCCGGTTATCTCCGGTTATATGGAGCTCGAAGATAACCGCATCACGGCGATCGGGGAACAGGCTCCTCCATCGTTGGAAGGCTACAATGAAGTGATTGACGGGAAAGGCAAGCTGTATATGCCCGGCCTTGTCAACACGCACTGTCATGCGGCGATGTCGCTGCTGCGCGGGTACGGGGACGATATGGCGCTTCAAGTATGGCTGCAGGAAAAAATGTGGCCGATCGAGGGAAAGTTTACCGCACATGATGTCAAATACGGCACGCTGCTGTCCATTTTGGAAATGGTCAAGGGCGGTACGACGACATTTGTCGATATGTACGACCATATGAACGAGGTGGCGCAGGCGGTGGAGCAGTCCGGCATGAGGGCCGTGCTGACCCGCGGCGTCATCGGGCTGTGTCCGCCGGAGGTACAGGACGCGAAGCTGAAGGAAGCGACGCAATTCGCCAAAGACTGGAACGGCAAAGCGAACGGCCGCATTACGACGATGATGTCGCCGCACGCGCCGTATACGTGTCCGCCGGACTATATCGAGCGGATCGTCCAGGTTGCACACGAATTGAATCTGCCGATTCATACGCATATGTCGGAATCGTTGCGGGAAGTGCTTGACAATGAGCAGCAATACGGACTGCGTCCGGTCGCACATCTCGAAAAACTCGGCGTATTTTCCAGACCGACGCTTGTCGCACACGGGGTTCATTTGACCGACGAAGAGATTGCGATCTTGAAACGTTACGATGTTCGCGTCTCGCATAATCCCGGCAGCAACCTGAAACTGGCAAGCGGAATCGCTCGCGTGACGGACCTGCGCCAAGCGGGTGTACTCGTTTCCTTGGGCACGGACAGCTCGGCCAGCAACAATAACCTGGACATGTTCGAGGAAATGCGTCTCGCCGCACTTATCCATAAAGGGGTGTCCGGAGACCCGGTTGCTGTGCCCGCCGCGGAAGCTTTCAAGATGGGTACTTCGGAAGGCGCCAAATCGATTTGGCTTGAGGATGTGGGAATTCTCGCTCCGGGCATGAAAGCGGATTTTATCGCCGTCGATATCGATCAGTCGCATTTTTATCCGAAAACGAACTACGTATCCCATATCGTCTATGCGGCTTCGGCTAAAGACGTGGTTGACGTTTGCATCGACGGCCGGTGGGTTGTACGCGGCGGCGAATGCTTGACTCTCGATGAAGAGCGCATTTTGCATGAAGCGCAAAAATGCTTTGAAAGGCTGACATCGTAAGGGGCTAACGGCCATGAAACTTCGTTATAAAATTTTAATCGGGCTGAGTGTGGTTGTGGCCGCGATCGTATTTTTCGGTTTTAAGTTTCTCGCTTCCGTCGAAGAAAGCGAATGGAGCGTGCAGCGCCAGGCCGTCAAGGTCGCATATGAAAAAACGATTTTGGTAAAGCCTGTCAAGGTGGAGCGGTTTATTGGAAACAAGCAGTATACGATCATCCATGGGGAAGACAAAATCGGCCAGCCGATCATTGTCTGGGTTAGCGATGACGAAGTGATTACCGAAATGGCGTCCGACGGAGTAACTGCAGACCAGGTGAAGGAGGCGGTGCTTGCGAAAAACCCGGACAGCACCGTTCTTCGCACCACTCCGG
The window above is part of the Paenibacillus hamazuiensis genome. Proteins encoded here:
- the panC gene encoding pantoate--beta-alanine ligase: MQAIKRISQLKEEIRRLRKEKGDGTVGFVPTMGYLHEGHLSLLAAAKKETDIVVMSIFVNPLQFGPNEDFEKYPRDHERDLKMAEAAGADIVFLPETSEMYPRPIKTTVSVAEVTERLCGASRPGHFDGVATVVTKLFNIVQPDKAFFGMKDAQQVAVIRRMVDDLNMNVTIVPCPTLREEDGLAMSSRNVYLSPEERKQALVLSQSLRLAEALIRERSASPDEVRRRVEEHIRTAQLADIDYVELLSYPELAPVQPGQMPPSVIIALAVKFGKTRLIDNLIIEMGNSHV
- the panD gene encoding aspartate 1-decarboxylase, yielding MFRTMLKSKIHRATVTEANLNYVGSITIDEDLLDQVDMLPNEKVQIVNNNNGARFETYIIPGPRGSGVVCLNGAAARLVQPGDTVIIISYAVMTDEEARRYKPTIAIMGENNKVVSLLKEEIHSTIL
- a CDS encoding tetratricopeptide repeat protein, with the translated sequence MIIQLFASMNEVLDEIIAGYAAAPPAKKAEMDEKLRILRGMSDTFIEQWLLFEEKMGKYVQERAKHEAYIHASDPELSGKHSLPFQRGQGYYKLLMYDEAIREFESIVSGQPDFLLARVYLAMSHLRKGDLAEAYRHFQFLTHIAENAKMKAISYNAMGCIQVQNHNLDKACEYFRKAYKTDPASIEPLLNMGLCYEHKGTLEFMFD
- the dinG gene encoding ATP-dependent DNA helicase DinG; this encodes MKFAVLDFETTGSQSNDEIIQVGLVIINQFQITDRYTSLVNPGIGIPSSITSLTGITDEMVQHAPRMEQVIGEMVPLLTDAVLVGHNVGFDLSFLQKALDENGYFPFDGRVLDTMDLLRMLFPGMSSLQLSLACQAFGIEHERPHQADSDAEVTALLWLKCIERLLELPLLTLQRMCALFEAHATDLGWFLEEIRTFRELQPAAEPETGKFFRQFALAVDDWDQDEFVREESDVAAIPDQFSEFYAQVKRNLQVRFEMYEDREAQVKMQQEVEAALQGKQHLLIEAGTGTGKSLGYLIPALYYGMKQDKKVVVSTHTINLQEQLKERDVPLLHDIFPVPFRAAVLKGRSHYLCLRKFEHKMNALDFENAKEDRVTAGQMLVWLGETATGDEEELHFGSKGPQFWHTVASDADSCLNRNCPWFRKCFYHRARYASNNADVIITNHSLLFTDMKAENRILPAYKHLVIDEAHHFEEVASKHLGIELHYFQLVNTLQWLYKDSRSGQLSHLRQRLQKHEGELAAGWVMTIDQIVPKLVQIKEDWDLLTEQLYQLLAAGSDPSQSEMGQPVLRMKKEKLPSIWPTLQGIESNLYLNLNDVSKKLDKMLSELKEVQEEYEVQSVVTDLGGSGKELTRHKDALHFFMNMTDDTYVYWLEASPTMKAKSLQLFSVPMDVSPMLKEYFFDAKESVVMTSATLSVDKSFQYTCEQLGLGTEDNGGKLKTVMLPSPFNYRQQALVVIPRDFPSLKGMGSEAVFVEKLVDSLSDIAVETNGRMLVLFTSNRMLKATHPGLKDRLTAHGIQVLGQGVDSSNRSKLTRMFQSHPACVLLGTSSFWEGVDIPGEALTCLAIVRLPFQPPNHPLVEAKTEFLKKQNLNPFMKLSVPQAVIRFKQGFGRLVRTAGDKGIVVIYDTRVIDTNYGRYFLYSLPGPKIEHMPTTQLVSRIKQWMGEHEQ
- a CDS encoding redox-sensing transcriptional repressor Rex, with the translated sequence MKTPKISEAVVRRLPIYLRFLNELSMKNVHTVSSQDLGHKLDLNPAQIRKDLAYFGEFGKKGIGYDVDYLIEKIRQILKLDKLISVALVGAGNLGRALCNYNVYLKDNMKIVAVFDAHQAKVGEQINNLFVQPMQELSETIKRLHVRIGIITVPAPEAQNVANQFVEAGVEAILNFAPVIIKVPSTVRVHHADLTAELQSLAYYLDK
- a CDS encoding inorganic phosphate transporter, with the protein product MLTLLVFIVILALLFDFINGFHDTANAIATSISTRALSPRVAVFGAAILNFVGAVFSSEVAKTVGGKIANPANIPNGMPIVIAALLAAIIWNLLTWYFGIPSSSSHTLIGSLAGAVIAGAGVDFVNWKGFIEIIEILILSPIVAFGTGFVIMWIIKLLIISGGNSSRSKLNRVFRTLQIFSAGLLSFSHGGNDAQKAMGVIVFALVATGVQQDLQVPLWVKLLAATAMGLGTSIGGWRIINTVSKKLIKIEPINGFASDLNSSIVIQTSTAMGMPLSTTHVISSSIIGTGSVMRFYDVKWSVVTKMVMTWVITIPISIVLSYIIYKIIFGLFY
- a CDS encoding DUF47 domain-containing protein, producing the protein MLFAKKNDTDFLLLLIKSAENTLEGAQMFRNAMMGDKPPASFYPELKDLEHRGDQITHQIFKGLNKTFITPLDREDILELASKLDDVMDGIEATIARFDYMNVQKTDKFMKDFSAVIVQSCQHILDAFKLLARKKYMQLTEHTVQINSLENEGDTLMREGIRQIFLHPTDPYHDFKLKEIYERLEQTTDACEDVANILESVVLRYS
- a CDS encoding amidohydrolase; protein product: MAKTLITNGLFVTMNEDKPVISGYMELEDNRITAIGEQAPPSLEGYNEVIDGKGKLYMPGLVNTHCHAAMSLLRGYGDDMALQVWLQEKMWPIEGKFTAHDVKYGTLLSILEMVKGGTTTFVDMYDHMNEVAQAVEQSGMRAVLTRGVIGLCPPEVQDAKLKEATQFAKDWNGKANGRITTMMSPHAPYTCPPDYIERIVQVAHELNLPIHTHMSESLREVLDNEQQYGLRPVAHLEKLGVFSRPTLVAHGVHLTDEEIAILKRYDVRVSHNPGSNLKLASGIARVTDLRQAGVLVSLGTDSSASNNNLDMFEEMRLAALIHKGVSGDPVAVPAAEAFKMGTSEGAKSIWLEDVGILAPGMKADFIAVDIDQSHFYPKTNYVSHIVYAASAKDVVDVCIDGRWVVRGGECLTLDEERILHEAQKCFERLTS
- a CDS encoding DUF5590 domain-containing protein, whose translation is MKLRYKILIGLSVVVAAIVFFGFKFLASVEESEWSVQRQAVKVAYEKTILVKPVKVERFIGNKQYTIIHGEDKIGQPIIVWVSDDEVITEMASDGVTADQVKEAVLAKNPDSTVLRTTPGKLGDRLVWEAFYKYESEQGWKYFYDYYDFKDGTLIDTYKLSLQ